The following are from one region of the Mesorhizobium sp. B2-8-5 genome:
- the waaC gene encoding lipopolysaccharide heptosyltransferase I encodes MKVLIVKTSSMGDVIHTFPAVEDAVRNCPDVSFDWCVEEPFAGIVALHPAIGTIHKVAIRRWRKRLLDGQTWREMASLRRALRAENYDLVIDAQGLLKSALVAIQAGAPIAGFDRASAREPSATLFYRHRYAVPRDLHAIERTRRLFGLALGYQPDLSTLHSGIVPPAGNLPGIEGRAAFLLHGTSREEKKWPVEDWIETARQLAGRQFTPVVTWSNEAEKKVAEAIAGAVPGTVLVPKSPLADIAAILGRSTLVIGADTGLTHLASAFGLPTVAIFLATEPGLTGPRGKFASTLLAPSGGKVTPAEVVAEAERLLALRSNAPA; translated from the coding sequence ATGAAGGTGCTGATCGTCAAGACGTCGTCGATGGGCGATGTCATTCACACTTTTCCCGCCGTCGAGGACGCGGTGCGAAATTGCCCCGATGTAAGCTTCGATTGGTGCGTGGAGGAGCCGTTTGCCGGTATCGTGGCCTTACATCCGGCGATCGGCACCATCCACAAGGTGGCGATCCGGCGCTGGCGCAAGCGGCTTCTCGACGGCCAAACCTGGCGCGAGATGGCAAGTCTGCGGCGGGCGCTGCGAGCGGAAAACTACGACCTTGTCATTGACGCCCAAGGCTTGCTGAAATCGGCCCTGGTCGCCATCCAGGCCGGCGCGCCGATTGCCGGTTTCGACCGGGCCAGCGCCCGCGAACCTTCGGCGACATTGTTTTACCGGCACAGATATGCCGTGCCGCGCGACCTGCACGCCATCGAACGCACCAGGCGGCTGTTCGGGCTGGCGCTTGGCTATCAGCCCGACCTGTCGACGCTTCACTCAGGCATCGTGCCGCCGGCGGGCAACCTGCCTGGCATTGAAGGCCGAGCCGCCTTCCTGCTGCACGGCACCAGCCGCGAGGAGAAGAAATGGCCGGTCGAAGATTGGATCGAAACCGCGCGCCAACTGGCCGGGCGGCAGTTCACGCCGGTGGTCACTTGGTCGAACGAGGCGGAAAAGAAGGTGGCGGAAGCCATTGCCGGTGCCGTGCCAGGGACGGTGCTCGTTCCGAAATCGCCGCTCGCGGACATCGCCGCAATCCTCGGCCGCTCGACGCTGGTCATCGGCGCCGACACCGGCCTCACCCACCTCGCCAGCGCCTTCGGCCTGCCGACGGTCGCCATTTTCCTGGCGACGGAGCCAGGTCTCACCGGCCCGCGCGGGAAGTTTGCATCGACCTTGCTGGCGCCGTCCGGCGGCAAGGTCACACCGGCTGAGGTCGTGGCGGAGGCGGAACGGTTGCTGGCGCTCAGATCAAACGCGCCAGCCTAG
- the waaF gene encoding lipopolysaccharide heptosyltransferase II yields the protein MAEGPTILVIGPRWVGDMVMAQCLFAALKERHPHAAIDVLAPAWAAPLVKRMPEIRSQIDFPLMPGALEFRSRRRFGRLLRGRYDMAYVLPGSWKSALIPFFARIPHRVGNLREMRYGLLTDVVPLPEALKRRTARAYFGLARGGTFRAPRLTVDEANQADLLARFALTGRKFVALMPGAEFGPAKRWPSDRYAGLARDMMAKGLGVALLGSKNDADVTGEIAALAPGAIDLAGKTRLEDAIDLIAAAKLAVSNDSGLMHVAAAVGTPIVAVYGSTSPQNTPPLSERSELIWLHLSCSPCHKKICPLGHLNCLNTLDVARVTAAADRLLKVPAAA from the coding sequence ATGGCTGAAGGCCCAACGATCCTCGTGATCGGCCCACGCTGGGTGGGCGACATGGTCATGGCGCAGTGCCTGTTTGCGGCGCTGAAGGAAAGGCATCCGCACGCCGCCATCGACGTGCTGGCGCCGGCCTGGGCGGCACCACTGGTCAAGCGCATGCCCGAGATACGCAGCCAGATCGACTTTCCGCTGATGCCGGGAGCGCTCGAATTCCGCAGCCGCAGGCGCTTCGGCCGCCTGCTGCGTGGCCGCTACGACATGGCCTATGTGCTGCCGGGAAGCTGGAAATCGGCGCTGATCCCGTTCTTTGCCCGCATCCCGCATCGTGTCGGCAATTTGCGCGAGATGCGCTATGGCCTGCTGACCGATGTCGTGCCGCTGCCCGAAGCGCTGAAACGGCGCACGGCGCGCGCCTATTTCGGCCTCGCGCGCGGCGGCACCTTTCGCGCGCCGAGGCTTACCGTCGACGAGGCCAACCAGGCGGATTTGCTGGCGCGCTTCGCGCTGACCGGCCGTAAATTCGTGGCGCTCATGCCCGGCGCCGAATTCGGCCCGGCAAAACGCTGGCCGAGCGATCGCTATGCCGGGCTTGCCCGGGACATGATGGCCAAGGGTCTGGGCGTCGCGCTGCTCGGCTCGAAGAACGATGCCGACGTGACCGGTGAGATCGCAGCCCTTGCGCCAGGCGCCATCGACCTGGCCGGCAAGACACGGCTGGAGGATGCCATCGACCTGATCGCCGCGGCGAAGCTTGCGGTCTCGAACGACAGCGGACTGATGCATGTCGCGGCCGCCGTCGGTACGCCGATCGTCGCCGTCTACGGTTCGACCTCGCCGCAAAACACGCCGCCGCTCAGCGAGCGCTCCGAGCTGATCTGGCTGCATCTGTCCTGCTCGCCCTGCCATAAGAAGATCTGCCCGCTCGGGCATCTCAACTGCCTGAACACGCTCGATGTCGCGCGTGTCACCGCCGCGGCCGACCGCTTGCTCAAGGTTCCGGCGGCGGCATGA
- the rfaD gene encoding ADP-glyceromanno-heptose 6-epimerase has translation MIIVTGGAGMIGSNIVAALNAEGHDDIVVVDDLTDGHKIANLADLRIADYLDKDDFLARIEDGALGRIEAVFHQGACSTTTEWNGKFMMEVNYAYSKRLLHACLGLRVPFLYASSASVYGGGSEFREEPECERPLNVYAYSKKLFDDYVRRNVFDTDHSQVAGLRYFNVYGPREAHKGAMASVAFHLFNQVERGENPKLFGAYGDFGPGEQSRDFIHVGDVAEVNLWLWKRGTSGIFNCGTGRAQPFRAIAETVIDTLGKGEIEFIPFPDHLKGSYQSFTQADMSRLRAAGYNGQFRTVETGVRDYVEWLKAQRSS, from the coding sequence ATGATCATCGTCACGGGCGGCGCCGGCATGATCGGCTCCAACATCGTCGCCGCTCTCAACGCCGAGGGGCATGACGACATCGTCGTCGTCGACGACCTCACCGACGGCCACAAGATCGCCAACCTCGCCGACCTGCGCATCGCCGACTATCTCGACAAGGACGATTTTCTCGCCCGGATCGAGGACGGCGCGCTCGGCCGCATCGAGGCCGTCTTCCATCAAGGCGCCTGCTCGACCACCACCGAATGGAACGGCAAGTTCATGATGGAGGTGAACTACGCCTATTCCAAGCGCCTGCTCCATGCCTGCCTCGGACTGCGTGTCCCGTTCCTCTATGCCTCCTCGGCGTCGGTCTATGGCGGCGGCTCAGAATTTCGCGAAGAGCCGGAGTGCGAGCGCCCGCTCAACGTCTATGCCTATTCGAAGAAGCTGTTCGACGACTATGTCCGCCGTAACGTCTTCGACACCGATCATTCGCAGGTGGCGGGCCTGCGCTATTTCAACGTCTATGGACCGCGCGAGGCGCATAAGGGCGCCATGGCTTCGGTCGCTTTCCATCTGTTCAACCAGGTCGAACGCGGCGAAAACCCGAAGCTGTTCGGCGCTTATGGCGATTTCGGCCCCGGCGAGCAGAGCCGCGACTTCATCCATGTCGGCGACGTCGCGGAGGTCAATCTGTGGCTGTGGAAACGCGGCACGAGCGGCATCTTCAATTGCGGCACCGGCCGCGCCCAGCCGTTCCGCGCCATCGCCGAGACGGTCATCGACACGCTGGGCAAGGGCGAGATCGAATTCATCCCCTTCCCTGACCATCTCAAGGGCAGCTACCAGAGTTTCACACAGGCTGATATGTCCCGCTTGCGCGCGGCCGGCTACAATGGCCAATTCCGTACAGTCGAAACCGGCGTCAGGGACTATGTCGAATGGCTGAAGGCCCAACGATCCTCGTGA
- a CDS encoding LysE family translocator: MPSTELLIAFFATTAIFAYIPGPAMLYAAAQTMARGRWSGLTAALGIHLGGYFHVFAAATGLSVLFHAVPPLYMAVKLIGALYLIWLGVCLFRKRADGETAQPAIERKSARRAFFESITVEVLNPKTAIFFMAFLPQFIDASAALPVWLQFVVLGTIVNLMFSSADISCVFLAGAMIARLRRSGRAQRLMQRAGGAVLVGLGVHVALQKS, translated from the coding sequence ATGCCGTCGACAGAGCTGCTCATCGCGTTCTTCGCCACCACGGCGATCTTCGCCTATATACCCGGCCCCGCCATGCTTTATGCGGCGGCGCAGACCATGGCGCGCGGGCGCTGGTCGGGGCTGACGGCGGCGCTGGGCATCCATCTCGGCGGCTATTTCCATGTCTTCGCTGCCGCCACTGGCCTGTCCGTGCTGTTCCACGCCGTGCCGCCGCTCTACATGGCGGTCAAGCTCATCGGCGCGCTCTATCTGATCTGGCTCGGCGTTTGTCTCTTCCGCAAGCGCGCGGATGGCGAGACGGCGCAGCCCGCGATCGAGCGGAAATCGGCCCGCCGGGCCTTTTTCGAGAGCATCACCGTCGAGGTGCTCAATCCCAAGACGGCGATCTTCTTCATGGCGTTCCTGCCGCAGTTCATCGACGCTTCGGCGGCGTTGCCGGTCTGGCTGCAGTTCGTGGTGCTGGGAACCATCGTCAATCTGATGTTTTCCTCGGCCGACATCTCCTGCGTGTTCCTGGCCGGTGCGATGATCGCCCGGCTGCGGCGCTCGGGCCGAGCGCAGCGGCTGATGCAGCGTGCGGGTGGCGCCGTGCTGGTCGGCCTCGGCGTCCACGTCGCCCTGCAGAAGAGCTGA
- the rfaE1 gene encoding D-glycero-beta-D-manno-heptose-7-phosphate kinase, which produces MIKHNPPSPEPLHRTIARFGDVTVLVVGDFILDRFVSGVIERISPEAPIPVLHGKGETLNMGGAGNVVSNIVSLGAAAIPVSVIGADQAGNNLMRMLSEIGVDADGLLQRQDRMTSSKSRFSALNQQVLRFDEEEIKPLTSAERAKLIDHFQAALDRADIVILSDYGKGILLDGVAGELIAICRDAGKPVLVDPKGRDYARYAGATAVTPNRKELGEAVGRKVFGDDEIVAAARDLIAAHDFEFIVATRSEKGMSVVSAEDARHISTQAREVFDVSGAGDTVIASFALSLAAGADRVHAAVIANAAGGVVVGKRGTARLNVEELSGALFRSHGPTSHTDAILDANAAARMVAAWKEEGLTVGFTNGCFDILHAGHVSLLHAARSQCDRLVLGLNSDASVHRLKGPGRPVNNQHDRACVLAALASVDAVVVFEEDTPLKLIEALLPDILVKGADYTVETVVGADVVQKAGGRVVLVDLVAGKSTTNTIGKLRAAN; this is translated from the coding sequence ATGATCAAGCACAATCCGCCTTCTCCGGAACCTTTGCATCGCACCATCGCCCGGTTCGGCGACGTCACCGTGCTGGTGGTGGGCGATTTCATCCTCGACCGCTTCGTCAGCGGCGTGATCGAGCGTATCTCGCCGGAAGCCCCCATTCCCGTGCTGCATGGAAAGGGCGAGACGTTGAACATGGGCGGCGCCGGCAATGTCGTCTCCAACATCGTTTCGCTGGGTGCTGCCGCCATACCCGTGTCGGTGATCGGCGCCGACCAGGCGGGTAACAATCTGATGCGGATGCTCAGCGAGATCGGCGTCGACGCGGACGGGCTCCTGCAGCGCCAGGACCGCATGACCTCGTCGAAAAGCCGTTTCAGCGCGCTCAACCAGCAGGTGCTGCGTTTCGACGAGGAAGAGATCAAACCGCTCACTTCAGCCGAGCGGGCGAAGCTCATCGATCATTTCCAGGCCGCGCTTGACCGCGCCGACATCGTCATCCTCTCCGACTACGGCAAGGGCATCCTGCTCGACGGCGTCGCCGGCGAGTTGATCGCGATCTGCCGCGATGCCGGCAAGCCGGTGCTGGTCGATCCGAAGGGGCGCGATTACGCGCGCTATGCAGGTGCTACGGCAGTGACGCCGAACCGCAAGGAGCTTGGCGAGGCTGTCGGGCGCAAGGTGTTCGGCGACGACGAGATCGTAGCCGCGGCGCGCGACTTGATTGCCGCGCATGATTTCGAGTTCATCGTCGCCACGCGCAGCGAGAAGGGGATGAGCGTGGTCTCCGCCGAGGATGCCCGCCACATCTCCACCCAGGCGCGCGAGGTGTTCGACGTTTCCGGCGCAGGTGACACGGTCATCGCCAGTTTCGCGCTGTCACTCGCCGCCGGCGCCGACCGGGTGCATGCCGCCGTCATCGCCAATGCCGCCGGCGGCGTCGTGGTGGGAAAACGCGGCACGGCGCGGCTGAACGTCGAGGAACTGTCCGGCGCGTTGTTCCGCTCGCATGGGCCGACGTCTCATACCGATGCCATTCTTGACGCCAATGCGGCGGCCAGGATGGTGGCAGCCTGGAAGGAAGAGGGGCTGACCGTCGGCTTCACCAATGGCTGCTTCGACATCCTGCATGCCGGCCATGTCAGCCTGCTGCATGCCGCGCGCAGCCAGTGCGACCGGCTGGTGCTCGGCCTCAACAGCGACGCCTCGGTGCACCGGCTGAAAGGGCCGGGGCGCCCGGTCAACAACCAGCATGATCGCGCCTGCGTGCTGGCCGCGCTCGCGTCGGTCGATGCCGTCGTCGTCTTCGAGGAAGACACGCCGCTGAAGCTGATCGAGGCGCTTCTGCCGGACATCCTGGTCAAGGGCGCGGATTACACGGTCGAGACCGTGGTCGGTGCCGATGTCGTGCAGAAGGCGGGCGGGCGCGTGGTGCTGGTCGATCTCGTCGCCGGCAAGAGCACGACGAACACCATCGGCAAGCTGCGTGCCGCAAACTGA
- a CDS encoding SIS domain-containing protein, which produces MSDLNDYLVRSAAAISAMVERDLTAEMERAVATVVKALSQGKALLICGNGGSASDAIHIAGELVGRFLKERKAYNVIALPANAAVLTAWGNDYGFDTVFSRQVEAHGSEGAVLLAISTSGNSPSILAAAEQARVMEMTVISLTGDTGGKLRPLTDILLNVPSTSTPIIQQGHLCLYHHLCEAVEARLSNG; this is translated from the coding sequence ATGTCTGACTTGAACGATTATCTTGTCCGCTCCGCGGCGGCGATCTCAGCGATGGTTGAACGCGACCTCACCGCGGAAATGGAGCGCGCCGTCGCGACCGTCGTCAAGGCGCTGTCGCAAGGCAAGGCGCTGCTGATCTGCGGCAATGGCGGCTCGGCGAGCGACGCCATCCACATCGCCGGCGAGCTGGTCGGCCGCTTCCTGAAGGAACGCAAGGCCTATAACGTCATCGCGCTGCCGGCCAACGCCGCAGTGCTGACGGCCTGGGGCAACGACTACGGCTTCGACACCGTCTTCTCGCGCCAGGTCGAGGCGCATGGATCGGAAGGCGCGGTGCTGCTGGCCATCTCGACCAGCGGCAACTCGCCAAGCATTCTTGCCGCCGCCGAGCAGGCGCGTGTGATGGAGATGACGGTGATCAGCCTGACCGGCGACACCGGCGGCAAGCTCAGGCCGCTGACCGACATCCTGCTCAACGTGCCGTCGACCTCGACGCCGATCATCCAGCAGGGGCATTTGTGCCTCTATCATCATCTGTGCGAGGCGGTCGAAGCGCGTCTCAGCAATGGCTGA
- a CDS encoding D-glycero-alpha-D-manno-heptose-1,7-bisphosphate 7-phosphatase: MAEGESAFPLVEPGLWVERIGSKVFAAGRPALFLDRDGTINVDTGYPDNPADVELRDDIILAIEAANRRGIPVVVVTNQSGIARGYFGWDAFARVNERVLGLMAEQNAFVDMVLACAYHDAGKDPLAVADHPMRKPNPGMLLEAGRRLGLDLKRSLIVGDKPADMEAGQRAGLARGWLVDGEGSTMGGLSVLPLRGAHDLEALLTAIRSL; encoded by the coding sequence ATGGCTGAGGGCGAGTCCGCCTTTCCGCTCGTCGAGCCCGGCCTATGGGTGGAGCGGATTGGTAGCAAGGTCTTTGCGGCCGGCCGACCGGCGCTGTTTCTCGACCGTGACGGCACCATCAATGTCGATACTGGCTATCCCGACAATCCGGCCGATGTAGAGCTGCGCGACGATATCATACTTGCCATCGAGGCCGCGAACCGGCGCGGGATTCCGGTCGTTGTCGTCACCAACCAGTCCGGCATCGCACGCGGCTATTTCGGCTGGGATGCGTTCGCCAGGGTCAACGAGCGCGTGCTCGGCCTCATGGCTGAACAAAACGCGTTTGTCGACATGGTTCTTGCCTGCGCCTACCACGACGCCGGCAAGGATCCGCTAGCGGTTGCCGACCATCCGATGCGCAAGCCCAATCCGGGCATGCTGCTGGAGGCGGGCCGGCGGCTCGGCCTCGATCTCAAGCGATCGCTGATCGTCGGCGACAAGCCGGCCGATATGGAAGCCGGCCAGCGCGCCGGCCTTGCGCGTGGCTGGCTGGTCGACGGCGAAGGCTCGACGATGGGCGGGCTCTCGGTTTTGCCGTTGCGCGGCGCTCATGACCTTGAGGCGCTGCTTACTGCGATACGGTCGCTCTGA
- a CDS encoding Lrp/AsnC family transcriptional regulator, with the protein MPLKADLDAIDWKILRELQGDGRMTNVELSNRVGISAPPCLRRVRRLEEAGIIRGYRALLNAPALGMDVVAFCLIGLHHQADAELKAFAERTRGWPIVRDAWMVSGESDFLLHCVASDLGTFQTFVIEELASAPNVDTVRTALTIRRVKDEGLVAFPT; encoded by the coding sequence ATGCCGCTGAAAGCCGATCTCGACGCCATCGACTGGAAGATCCTGCGCGAACTGCAGGGCGACGGCCGCATGACCAATGTCGAACTGTCCAACCGGGTCGGCATCTCGGCGCCGCCTTGCCTGCGCCGCGTCAGGCGGCTGGAAGAGGCCGGCATCATCCGCGGCTACCGCGCGCTTCTCAACGCCCCGGCACTGGGCATGGATGTCGTCGCCTTCTGCCTGATCGGCCTGCATCATCAGGCCGATGCCGAACTGAAAGCCTTCGCCGAGCGCACGCGCGGCTGGCCGATCGTGCGCGACGCCTGGATGGTGTCGGGCGAATCCGACTTCCTGCTGCATTGCGTGGCAAGCGACCTCGGCACCTTCCAGACCTTCGTCATCGAGGAGCTTGCTTCGGCGCCCAATGTGGACACCGTGCGCACCGCCTTGACCATCCGCCGCGTCAAGGATGAGGGCCTGGTGGCTTTTCCGACTTAA
- the trxB gene encoding thioredoxin-disulfide reductase, translated as MNTKHAPVLIIGSGPAGYTAAVYAARAMLKPMLVAGLQQGGQLMITTDVENYPGFADPIQGPWLMEQMLKQAEHVGTDVINDIITEVDLNVRPFRATGDSGTVYTADALIIATGAQAKWLGIPSEQTFMGFGVSACATCDGFFYRGKDVAVVGGGNSAVEEALYLSNLAKSVTVIHRRGDFRAERILRERLLKKDNVRVIWDTVVDEITGRPGKAPLPPSVEGLTLRNVVTGQESKLPVDGVFVAIGHAPAVELFAGKLKQKPNGYLWTAPDSTRTDVPGVFAAGDVTDDVYRQAVTAAGLGCMAALEAEKYLAGIEVHREAAE; from the coding sequence ATGAACACCAAACATGCGCCCGTTCTTATCATCGGTTCCGGCCCGGCCGGCTACACGGCGGCGGTCTACGCCGCGCGCGCCATGCTGAAGCCGATGCTGGTCGCCGGCCTGCAGCAGGGCGGCCAATTGATGATCACTACCGACGTCGAGAACTATCCCGGCTTCGCCGATCCGATCCAGGGCCCCTGGCTGATGGAGCAGATGCTCAAGCAGGCCGAGCATGTCGGCACCGACGTCATCAACGACATCATCACCGAGGTCGACCTCAATGTGCGGCCGTTTCGCGCCACAGGCGACTCCGGCACGGTCTACACGGCGGACGCCTTGATCATCGCCACCGGCGCGCAGGCCAAGTGGCTGGGCATCCCGTCGGAGCAGACTTTCATGGGCTTCGGCGTTTCGGCCTGCGCCACCTGCGACGGCTTCTTCTATCGCGGCAAGGACGTCGCGGTGGTGGGCGGCGGCAATTCCGCGGTGGAGGAGGCGCTCTATCTGTCGAACCTCGCCAAGAGCGTCACCGTCATCCACCGGCGCGGCGATTTCCGCGCCGAGCGCATCCTGCGCGAGCGGCTGCTCAAGAAGGACAATGTCCGCGTCATCTGGGACACGGTCGTCGACGAGATCACCGGACGGCCGGGCAAGGCGCCGCTGCCGCCCTCGGTCGAGGGCCTGACGCTGCGCAACGTGGTGACCGGCCAGGAATCGAAGCTGCCGGTCGACGGCGTGTTCGTCGCCATCGGCCATGCGCCGGCGGTGGAACTCTTCGCCGGCAAGCTGAAGCAGAAGCCGAACGGCTATCTGTGGACGGCGCCCGATTCCACCCGCACCGATGTGCCCGGCGTCTTCGCCGCCGGCGACGTCACCGACGACGTGTACCGCCAGGCGGTGACGGCGGCCGGGCTTGGCTGCATGGCAGCGCTCGAGGCGGAAAAATATCTGGCGGGCATCGAGGTTCACCGCGAAGCGGCGGAATGA
- a CDS encoding LysR family transcriptional regulator, with product MALDWDKLRVFHAAAEAGSFTHAAETLHLSQSAISRQVSALEHDVGVALFHRHARGLVLTEQGEMLFRTAHDVLMKLETIKTRLTETKDRPSGVLRVTTTVGLGAGWLTERVQEFIELYPEISLQLILANEELDLTMRQADCAIRLRQPQQPDLIQRRLFTVHFHLYAAPSYIAKFSRPASIAELRNHRIVTFGVPVPSHLSELNWLETVGDFEGAQRVPTLQINDILSIKRAVQGGAGIAMLPDYVINKDSNLVQLLPETEVPSFDTYFAYPDAMKNQAKLHVFRDFIIAKARSWSY from the coding sequence ATGGCGCTGGACTGGGACAAATTACGCGTATTTCACGCAGCGGCGGAGGCTGGGTCGTTCACCCATGCCGCCGAGACGCTGCATCTGTCGCAATCGGCTATTTCGCGGCAGGTCAGCGCGCTGGAGCATGATGTCGGCGTCGCGCTGTTCCACCGCCATGCGCGCGGCCTGGTGCTGACCGAGCAGGGCGAGATGCTGTTCCGCACGGCGCATGACGTGCTGATGAAGCTGGAAACGATCAAGACGCGGCTGACCGAGACCAAGGACCGGCCGTCGGGCGTGCTCAGGGTAACGACCACGGTGGGCTTGGGCGCCGGCTGGCTGACCGAACGGGTGCAGGAATTCATCGAGCTCTATCCCGAGATCAGCCTGCAGCTGATCCTCGCCAATGAGGAGCTCGACCTCACCATGCGCCAGGCCGATTGCGCGATCCGGCTGCGCCAGCCGCAGCAGCCCGACCTCATCCAGCGCCGGCTGTTCACGGTGCATTTCCACCTTTACGCGGCGCCGTCCTATATCGCCAAGTTCAGCAGGCCGGCCTCGATCGCCGAGCTCAGAAACCACCGCATCGTCACCTTCGGCGTGCCGGTGCCTTCGCATCTGTCGGAGCTGAACTGGCTGGAGACCGTCGGCGATTTCGAGGGCGCGCAGCGGGTGCCGACGCTGCAGATCAACGACATCCTGTCGATCAAGCGGGCCGTGCAGGGCGGCGCCGGCATCGCCATGCTGCCGGACTATGTGATCAACAAGGACTCGAACCTGGTTCAGTTGCTGCCGGAGACCGAGGTGCCGTCCTTCGATACCTATTTCGCCTATCCCGACGCGATGAAGAACCAGGCGAAGCTGCACGTTTTTCGCGATTTCATCATCGCCAAGGCCCGCAGCTGGTCTTACTAA
- a CDS encoding methyltransferase family protein, whose amino-acid sequence MRTFSAIAGSALFLVVAPGVVAGLAPWLLTDRYRKPLSALPGFVPAGSLLVVGAAAILLHAFARFALEGLGTPAPVAPTEKLVVGGIYRHVRNPMYVAVLAIILGQALIFSSWAMLVYGLIAAAAMVSFVKVYEEPTLANRYGAEYETYRRAVPGWLPRLTPWRGQ is encoded by the coding sequence ATGCGAACTTTTTCGGCAATCGCCGGCAGCGCGCTGTTCCTTGTCGTTGCGCCGGGCGTCGTCGCCGGCCTGGCGCCATGGCTCTTGACCGACCGCTATCGCAAACCTCTGTCGGCTCTGCCGGGCTTCGTGCCTGCGGGCTCGCTTCTCGTGGTCGGAGCCGCCGCCATCCTGCTTCATGCCTTTGCCCGTTTTGCCCTCGAGGGCTTGGGCACGCCCGCTCCCGTGGCTCCGACCGAGAAACTGGTCGTCGGCGGCATCTACCGCCATGTGCGCAACCCAATGTACGTGGCGGTGCTGGCGATCATCCTTGGCCAGGCGCTGATCTTTTCGAGCTGGGCGATGCTGGTCTACGGCCTGATCGCCGCCGCGGCGATGGTCTCCTTCGTCAAGGTCTATGAAGAGCCGACGCTCGCCAACCGCTATGGCGCGGAATACGAAACCTACCGCCGCGCCGTCCCCGGCTGGCTGCCACGGCTGACGCCGTGGCGCGGGCAGTAG